A DNA window from Setaria viridis chromosome 2, Setaria_viridis_v4.0, whole genome shotgun sequence contains the following coding sequences:
- the LOC117846025 gene encoding F-box/FBD/LRR-repeat protein At1g13570: MGTIAGDEWTRRLEDEEDEELVDRISGLPDAVLGDIVTLLPTRDGARTQVLSSRWRHVWRSAPLNFDSNADSPRTIRGNVRDSEISRALSAHQGPGRRFRHEFPYVDTGTRSAAKLDCWLRYPALDNLQELVFHYGIRFPRGWSSLPPPPPLPESVRRFSPTLRVASFGGCAFPEVNAASAPLHLPVLKQLSLTHATISEKSLLALLAGCPVLQSLLLSYNSGCSRVRIASRTLTSIGVNPGRGDSRLQHLILEDAPCLERLLVFSSGTRKIMDISVISAPKLDILGPLSDDFSRVEFGSTVFQGSLVSIVTVVPSVKILALVNGHPSMDVVIGFLQCFPCLEKLYIKVTKPIYLAIGC; the protein is encoded by the exons ATGGGGACGATCGCCGGAGACGAGTGGACGAGAAGACTGGAAgacgaggaagacgaggagctCGTCGACCGCATCagcggcctccccgacgccgtccTCGGCGACATCGTCACGCTCCTCCCCACCAGGGACGGCGCCCGCACGCAGGTGCTCTCCTCCCGCTGGCGCCACGTCTGGCGCTCCGCTCCTCTCAACTTCGACTCCAACGCCGACAGCCCCCGCACCATCCGCGGCAACGTCCGCGACAGCGAGATCTCGCGCGCCCTCTCCGCGCATCagggccccggccgccgcttccgccACGAATTCCCGTACGTCGACACGGGAACCCGCTCCGCCGCGAAGCTGGACTGCTGGCTCCGGTACCCCGCCCTTGACAACCTCCAGGAGCTCGTGTTCCACTACGGGATCAGGTTCCCGCGTGGATGGAGttctctgccgccgccgccgccgctgccggaatCGGTGCGCCGCTTCTCTCCGACTCTTCGCGTCGCCAGCTTCGGCGGCTGCGCCTTCCCGGAGGTAAACGCCGCCAGCGCGCCGCTCCACTTGCCGGTTCTCAAGCAGCTGAGCCTTACGCATGCCACGATCTCGGAGAAGTCTCTGCTTGCCTTGCTCGCCGGCTGCCCTGTCCTGCAGAGCTTGCTGCTGTCTTACAACAGTGGCTGCTCTCGAGTCCGAATTGCGTCTCGCACTCTTACCAGCATTGGTGTGAACCCAGGTCGGGGAGACTCCAGATTGCAACACCTCATCCTGGAGGATGCTCCCTGTCTAGAAAGATTGCTGGTTTTTTCATCCGGGACTCGCAAGATAATGGACATCTCGGTTATCTCGGCTCCAAAGTTGGATATTTTGGGGCCACTCTCTGATGACTTCTCCAGAGTCGAGTTTGGCTCCACAGTTTTTCAG GGATCACTTGTTAGCATCGTAACGGTGGTGCCCAGCGTGAAGATTTTAGCTTTAGTGAATGGGCATCCTAGTATGGATGTGGTTATTGGCTTTCTGCAATGCTTTCCTTGCTTGGAGAAGTTGTACATCAAGGTGACTAAACCTATCTACCTCGCAATTGGGTGTTAA